The following are encoded together in the Lathyrus oleraceus cultivar Zhongwan6 chromosome 3, CAAS_Psat_ZW6_1.0, whole genome shotgun sequence genome:
- the LOC127127530 gene encoding calcium-transporting ATPase 4, plasma membrane-type — MDTLGALALATEPPNDGLLKRPPVGRGTSFITKTIWRNTIGQSIYQLIVLAILNFDGKRLLRIGGSDATEVLNTLIFNSFVFCQVFNEINSRDMEKINIFKGMFDCCIFLMIIFATVAFQAVIVEFLGAFASTVPLSWQFWLLSVLIGAISMPVAVILKRIPVENKNTTNKQHHDGYDALPSGPELA; from the coding sequence ATGGACACTCTAGGAGCTTTAGCCCTTGCTACTGAACCTCCCAACGATGGACTTTTGAAAAGACCCCCGGTGGGAAGGGGAACAAGCTTTATCACCAAAACTATATGGAGGAATACCATTGGACAGAGTATTTATCAGTTAATTGTGCTTGCTATTCTAAATTTTGATGGCAAGAGGCTACTCAGAATTGGTGGTTCAGATGCAACTGAAGTGCTTAACACTTTGATATTCAACTCTTTTGTGTTTTGTCAGGTGTTTAATGAGATAAACAGCAGAGATATGGAAAAGATAAACATATTCAAAGGCATGTTTGACTGCTGTATATTCTTGATGATAATTTTCGCCACCGTCGCATTTCAAGCGGTGATAGTTGAATTTCTTGGAGCATTTGCCAGCACTGTGCCTCTAAGCTGGCAATTCTGGTTACTCAGTGTTTTAATTGGAGCAATTAGCATGCCTGTAGCTGTTATCTTGAAACGCATCCCAGTTGAAAACAAAAATACTACAAATAAACAACACCATGATGGTTACGATGCACTTCCATCTGGTCCTGAGCTAGCTTAG